One genomic segment of Myxococcota bacterium includes these proteins:
- a CDS encoding glycosyltransferase family 2 protein — protein MDVDHAQKKAPRVSAIIISWNTRELLDACLASLAANDVTGGLETIVVDNGSADGSADWVESHFPDATLIRNRDNAGFARACNQGYDASRSEFVLLLNSDTVVPPDALEKTLAFLDAQPSVGAVGCRQVFSDGRLQSTCFRFPTLRAVVQNALYLGQAWPDSPLLNWSRYGTEDFAEARPVDCVAGSFLLLRRAAVGGELFDRGYFMYGEEADLLYRLHRAGNPTFYLPDVEIVHHHSGSSKRPGVGAWAYEAKQRAILRFLWKWRGVAVASLANAVMLLATLPRAAGWVLSDLIGIVRGQQSGWERALKCRALGFHARASLSPACFDEDWAPDFGPPPDDR, from the coding sequence CTGGACGTCGATCACGCGCAGAAGAAGGCACCCCGGGTTTCCGCGATCATCATCAGCTGGAACACCCGGGAGCTGCTCGACGCCTGCCTCGCCAGCCTCGCTGCGAACGACGTGACCGGCGGCCTCGAGACGATCGTGGTGGACAACGGTTCCGCCGACGGCTCGGCCGACTGGGTGGAATCCCACTTCCCGGACGCGACGCTGATTCGCAACCGCGACAACGCGGGCTTCGCCCGCGCCTGCAACCAGGGCTACGACGCCTCGCGCAGCGAGTTCGTGCTGCTGCTCAACAGCGACACCGTGGTCCCGCCGGACGCGCTCGAGAAGACCCTCGCCTTTCTCGATGCTCAGCCCTCGGTCGGGGCGGTGGGCTGCCGGCAGGTGTTCTCGGACGGCCGTCTTCAGAGCACCTGCTTTCGCTTCCCGACCCTGCGCGCCGTGGTGCAGAACGCGCTCTACCTGGGACAGGCGTGGCCCGACTCGCCCCTCTTGAACTGGTCGCGCTACGGCACCGAGGACTTCGCCGAGGCCCGACCCGTGGATTGCGTCGCCGGCAGTTTCCTCTTGCTCCGTCGTGCGGCAGTGGGCGGGGAGCTCTTCGACCGCGGCTACTTCATGTACGGGGAAGAAGCGGATCTCCTCTACCGCCTGCATCGCGCGGGGAACCCCACCTTCTATCTGCCCGACGTCGAGATCGTGCACCACCACAGCGGCAGCTCGAAGCGCCCCGGAGTGGGCGCCTGGGCCTACGAGGCGAAGCAGCGCGCGATCCTGCGCTTCCTCTGGAAGTGGCGGGGCGTGGCGGTGGCCAGCCTCGCCAACGCGGTCATGCTGCTCGCCACGCTGCCGCGAGCCGCGGGCTGGGTGCTGTCGGACCTCATCGGCATCGTGCGCGGCCAGCAGTCGGGCTGGGAGCGCGCCCTCAAGTGCCGGGCCCTGGGTTTCCACGCTCGCGCGAGTCTCTCGCCGGCGTGCTTCGACGAAGATTGGGCACCTGACTTCGGGCCGCCGCCGGACGATCGCTAG
- a CDS encoding glycosyltransferase family 4 protein → MSVPASSTPDASRLRVLYSFPHAIGRPGIGTTAWFQVDGIRAAGARVTLSCTSVARPFPSDVRVVRSLSLGPARIPHTALGVNRAIAWHDKMTARWLRRHAEEIDAVHVWPSGALATIRAARRLGIPVFREVPNAHTRTAYELVAEERERLGLKPVPGASHTLDPWRLEREELEFQETDYLLVPSPFVRQSFLDRGFPPERLLEHHYGYDASRFGASGDVAPDPSGGLQVVFLGSCEPRKGLHHALRAWRDSGAGARGRFRICGRFEPGYRDALKDLLPQPGVEETGFVDDPSALLSECHALVLPTIEEGSALVTYEARASGCLLLVSEASGARCEHGRHGLVHAPGDVAALTEQLRDLTEHPEKVRELRAGARAEIDTLSWKAAGRRLLACYGEGVQRLRSEGVAV, encoded by the coding sequence ATTTCGGTCCCCGCTTCGAGTACGCCCGACGCCTCGCGTCTGCGCGTTCTTTACAGCTTTCCGCACGCCATCGGGCGTCCCGGAATCGGTACGACGGCCTGGTTCCAGGTCGATGGGATTCGTGCGGCCGGCGCGCGCGTGACCCTTTCGTGCACCAGCGTGGCCCGCCCGTTCCCGTCCGACGTCCGCGTGGTTCGCAGCCTTTCGCTCGGACCCGCGCGCATCCCGCATACCGCCCTCGGGGTGAATCGCGCGATCGCGTGGCACGACAAGATGACCGCGCGGTGGTTGCGACGACACGCGGAAGAGATCGACGCGGTCCACGTGTGGCCCTCGGGGGCTTTGGCGACGATTCGCGCTGCCCGCCGGCTGGGCATCCCCGTTTTCCGCGAGGTGCCGAATGCGCACACGCGCACGGCCTACGAGCTCGTCGCCGAGGAGCGCGAGCGACTCGGTTTGAAGCCGGTCCCGGGCGCATCGCACACCCTCGACCCGTGGCGCCTCGAGCGAGAAGAGCTCGAGTTCCAGGAGACCGACTACCTGCTGGTGCCGTCGCCCTTCGTCCGCCAGTCCTTTCTCGATCGCGGCTTCCCACCCGAACGCCTCCTCGAACACCACTACGGCTACGACGCGAGTCGCTTCGGAGCCAGTGGCGACGTCGCTCCCGACCCGTCGGGCGGCCTCCAGGTCGTGTTTCTGGGGAGCTGTGAACCGCGGAAGGGCCTGCACCATGCGCTACGCGCCTGGCGCGATTCGGGTGCCGGTGCGCGCGGACGCTTTCGGATTTGTGGCCGCTTCGAACCGGGTTACCGCGACGCCCTGAAGGACCTGCTTCCCCAACCCGGTGTCGAGGAGACTGGCTTCGTCGACGATCCATCGGCGCTGCTTTCCGAATGCCATGCACTGGTGCTGCCGACGATCGAGGAGGGCAGTGCGCTGGTGACCTACGAAGCGCGCGCGTCGGGGTGTCTCCTGCTCGTCTCCGAGGCGAGTGGCGCGCGCTGCGAACACGGACGCCATGGCCTGGTGCACGCGCCGGGCGATGTCGCGGCGCTGACCGAACAGCTGCGCGATCTCACCGAGCACCCGGAGAAGGTTCGAGAGCTGCGCGCAGGTGCCCGGGCCGAGATCGACACGCTGAGCTGGAAGGCCGCGGGGCGACGCCTGCTCGCCTGCTACGGCGAAGGGGTCCAGCGGCTGCGCAGCGAGGGCGTCGCGGTCTAG
- a CDS encoding glycosyltransferase family A protein — translation MCPPHNEPLVSVVIAAYNAGDYLRPAVESVLQQSHRELEILLIDDGSTDGSVEKLSHIDDSRFRILHQENSGKPAAVNRALDLVEGEFYAIQDADDLSHPRRIERQLACFQQHPELAGVFTGYELLIDERPVAPRFRAKSAAECATDIDQFAMPSHDPTGMYRMSMVGEFRYAEDLQIGEGHDYILRIGEAHPLMVVGECLYSYRILPDSLTRSDPERRRRFVHEVLGRACERRGLDVKTIIQDLDHGFDQNEKDNNLVAHFLESAVDQREAGEWMGAVQTGVYCLSRHPADPVFYKPLALALLPGPIARRVRRRSR, via the coding sequence ATGTGTCCCCCGCACAACGAGCCGCTCGTCTCCGTCGTCATCGCTGCCTACAACGCAGGCGACTACCTGCGTCCGGCCGTGGAAAGCGTCCTACAGCAGAGTCACCGCGAGCTCGAGATCCTGCTGATCGACGACGGGAGTACGGACGGTTCCGTCGAGAAGCTGTCCCACATCGACGATTCGCGTTTCCGCATCCTTCATCAGGAGAACTCGGGAAAGCCGGCAGCGGTCAACCGGGCCCTCGACCTCGTGGAGGGCGAGTTCTACGCCATCCAGGACGCGGACGATCTGAGCCATCCGCGCCGGATCGAGCGGCAGCTCGCGTGCTTCCAGCAGCACCCCGAACTGGCCGGCGTGTTCACCGGCTACGAGCTCCTGATCGACGAGCGTCCGGTCGCGCCACGCTTCCGCGCAAAGAGCGCCGCCGAGTGCGCTACCGACATCGACCAGTTTGCAATGCCCTCTCACGACCCGACCGGCATGTATCGCATGTCGATGGTCGGCGAGTTCCGCTACGCCGAGGACCTGCAGATCGGCGAAGGCCACGACTACATCCTGCGCATCGGCGAAGCCCACCCACTGATGGTGGTGGGTGAGTGCCTCTACTCGTACCGGATCCTCCCCGACTCTCTCACCCGCAGCGATCCGGAACGCCGACGCCGCTTCGTGCACGAGGTGCTCGGTCGCGCGTGCGAGCGACGCGGTCTCGACGTGAAGACGATCATCCAGGACCTCGATCACGGCTTCGACCAGAACGAGAAAGACAACAACCTCGTGGCCCACTTCCTCGAGAGCGCGGTCGACCAGCGCGAAGCCGGGGAGTGGATGGGCGCGGTGCAGACCGGCGTCTACTGCCTCTCGCGCCATCCCGCCGACCCGGTGTTCTACAAGCCGCTGGCCCTGGCGCTGCTGCCCGGACCGATCGCGCGCCGCGTCCGACGCCGCTCCCGCTGA
- a CDS encoding exosortase C-terminal domain/associated protein EpsI yields the protein MSKESIANVALLVTMVAVGAGAWWLQLRPALDFDARALEGLPLRVGAWQGHSVPLEYGVERMLRADLNLQREYESDTSPEVVWMYVGYYGTERGGRPEHTPEVCYPSAGWDIVRHEEQQFGDGHRVNEFIVERAGNQRLVHFWYHSSRGAGLLDNLDVSVDHLKGRLSDGRADGALVRLSTPITDAGIEASRERLTAFYTDLVPEIGSRWPSEAPKRS from the coding sequence GTGAGCAAGGAATCGATCGCGAACGTCGCGTTGCTGGTGACCATGGTCGCCGTGGGCGCCGGGGCCTGGTGGCTCCAGCTGCGGCCCGCACTCGACTTCGACGCCCGCGCGCTCGAGGGTCTGCCGCTCCGGGTGGGCGCCTGGCAGGGGCACTCGGTCCCGCTCGAGTACGGCGTCGAGCGCATGCTCCGCGCGGATCTCAACCTCCAGCGCGAGTACGAGAGCGATACATCACCGGAAGTCGTCTGGATGTACGTGGGCTACTACGGAACCGAGCGCGGTGGACGCCCCGAGCATACTCCCGAGGTCTGCTACCCCTCCGCGGGCTGGGACATCGTTCGCCACGAGGAACAGCAGTTCGGCGATGGCCATCGCGTGAACGAGTTCATCGTCGAACGCGCGGGCAACCAGCGTCTCGTTCACTTCTGGTACCACTCCTCGCGAGGCGCCGGGCTGCTCGACAACCTCGACGTGAGCGTCGACCACCTGAAGGGCCGCCTATCGGACGGGCGCGCCGATGGCGCACTGGTGCGACTCTCCACGCCGATCACCGACGCCGGCATCGAGGCGTCGCGCGAGCGGCTCACGGCGTTCTACACCGATCTCGTGCCGGAGATCGGATCGCGCTGGCCGAGCGAGGCGCCGAAGCGCTCCTAG
- a CDS encoding CpsD/CapB family tyrosine-protein kinase, whose amino-acid sequence MGEIADAIRRARERGESRERELTLPTLRSTQAEAAAPAAPEAPPPTPPEDTGSSFGLDSIRSRVPFLGKRVESVEVTNEAVILEDGARAEECRHLALRLRAELEERGARSVAVASAERADGKSTVLCDLGIALASLSRGREIALVDLDLRKPSLGRYLSLPEGPGIEDVLRRKVTLDEVRVEIENPTLDVYQAVEPQRAAHELLVQPAFAAMIQELESRYATVLIDTPPALLVPDVTLVLRHVGACVPVARAGKTRARNMRQLVGRLPRKQMLPAILNGQRTGDADDEYGYYGVDVVNAVVEDDAPPKQEDAP is encoded by the coding sequence GTGGGTGAGATCGCCGACGCCATCCGCCGTGCCCGTGAACGCGGGGAGTCCCGTGAGCGGGAGCTGACGCTGCCCACCCTTCGCAGCACCCAGGCCGAAGCGGCGGCTCCGGCGGCCCCGGAAGCTCCGCCCCCGACGCCGCCCGAAGACACGGGTAGCTCCTTCGGGCTCGACTCGATCCGCAGTCGCGTGCCGTTCCTGGGCAAGCGCGTCGAATCCGTCGAGGTGACCAACGAAGCGGTGATCCTCGAAGACGGCGCGCGCGCTGAAGAGTGCCGCCACCTGGCCCTGCGCCTGCGCGCCGAGCTGGAAGAGCGCGGTGCCCGCAGCGTGGCCGTCGCGAGCGCCGAACGCGCCGATGGCAAGTCCACCGTCCTCTGTGACCTCGGGATCGCGTTGGCGTCCTTGTCGCGCGGTCGCGAGATCGCCCTCGTCGACCTGGACCTCCGCAAGCCCTCGCTCGGTCGCTACCTCTCCCTGCCCGAAGGGCCCGGGATCGAAGACGTGTTGCGACGCAAGGTGACTCTCGACGAGGTGCGCGTCGAGATCGAGAACCCGACCCTCGATGTCTACCAGGCCGTCGAGCCCCAGCGTGCGGCCCACGAGTTGCTCGTGCAGCCCGCCTTCGCAGCGATGATTCAGGAGCTCGAATCACGCTACGCGACCGTGCTGATCGATACGCCGCCCGCGCTCCTGGTGCCGGACGTGACCCTCGTGCTGCGCCACGTCGGCGCTTGCGTTCCCGTCGCGCGGGCGGGGAAGACCCGAGCCCGCAACATGCGCCAGCTCGTCGGGCGTCTGCCGCGGAAGCAGATGCTTCCCGCGATCCTCAACGGCCAGCGCACCGGCGACGCCGACGATGAGTACGGCTACTACGGGGTCGACGTCGTGAACGCCGTCGTCGAGGACGACGCGCCGCCGAAACAGGAAGACGCGCCGTGA
- a CDS encoding glutamate--tRNA ligase family protein, with amino-acid sequence MGTSRFAPSSTGPAHPGTLLAALLGWLDARSRGDQWLVRIEDLDPERTRPEWDAGLQEALGWLGLAWDGFQRQSERDGAHAAALDRLAARGGLYPCTCSRRDLAAAGMPSALGGFAYPGTCRERPLPAGGWRSSTEPLRLRLPAQRFEIADESGRDLSGDPSRDPGDPVVRRRDGAIAYHLAGVVDDVDAGVTRIVRGHDLAATTATQWAIQAALDAPHPEYRHHLLLLEERGEKLAKFHGAVGFPTLREHLSGPAMCGVLAAAAGLRPTPEPVQPEALVADFDWSRVATRDRTLRWTGDRLLLLPATA; translated from the coding sequence ATGGGCACCAGCCGCTTCGCTCCCTCCAGCACCGGACCGGCCCATCCGGGGACCCTGCTCGCCGCCCTGCTCGGCTGGCTCGACGCGCGGTCGCGAGGCGACCAATGGCTAGTGCGGATCGAGGACCTCGACCCGGAGCGCACGCGCCCAGAGTGGGACGCGGGCCTGCAGGAGGCGTTGGGCTGGCTCGGGCTCGCCTGGGATGGGTTCCAGCGCCAGAGCGAGCGGGACGGCGCCCATGCCGCCGCCCTCGACCGCCTCGCCGCGCGTGGCGGGCTCTACCCCTGCACGTGTAGCCGGCGTGATCTCGCAGCCGCCGGAATGCCGAGCGCCCTCGGCGGGTTCGCCTACCCGGGCACCTGCCGCGAGCGCCCGCTGCCCGCCGGGGGCTGGCGGAGCAGCACCGAGCCGCTGCGGCTGCGGCTCCCCGCGCAACGCTTCGAGATTGCGGACGAGAGTGGCCGCGACCTCTCGGGCGACCCGAGTCGGGACCCGGGTGACCCGGTCGTGCGCCGACGCGACGGCGCGATCGCGTATCACCTGGCGGGAGTCGTCGACGATGTCGACGCCGGCGTCACACGCATCGTGCGTGGCCACGATCTCGCCGCGACGACGGCCACCCAATGGGCGATCCAAGCGGCGCTCGACGCACCGCACCCCGAGTACCGCCACCACCTGTTGCTGCTCGAGGAGCGCGGGGAGAAGCTCGCGAAGTTCCACGGCGCCGTCGGCTTTCCGACCCTGCGCGAACACCTGAGCGGACCCGCGATGTGCGGAGTTCTCGCTGCGGCGGCGGGCCTGCGCCCCACGCCCGAGCCCGTTCAACCGGAGGCACTCGTCGCCGACTTCGACTGGAGCCGGGTGGCGACGCGCGACCGCACCTTGCGCTGGACCGGCGATCGGCTGCTGCTGCTACCGGCGACGGCGTGA
- a CDS encoding metallophosphoesterase — MGRGFRIGARRAAIVASLWVVLGCATPDGAPPAIEVEPLEAATPWTHLEVADGPDDFKFVVVSDRTGEERPGVFDAAVDKINLLQPAFVVSVGDLIEGYTDDTGQLASEWEEFDGFVERLDAPFFYAAGNHDYSNTAMAEDWQRRFGPSYYAFSYKDVLFLVLNSEILSSVAKPGTPIAGPDTADAQLAYVERVLAEHPDPRWTIVIVHQPLWDPPGAKQEPLPAWQAIEEQLAGRPHTVFAGHYHRYVRQVRHDHSYITLATTGGGSEMRGIDRGEFDHVVLVTMSDDGPVVANLMLDGIHGESVRTLATRDLVRRLDHVVSAQPSWVPGSRFREGEQRFELHNPTSVPIVVRAELREGPDLRVSPATLEHELAPGATDEVTFTLRTDGSRGLETLAPAFASWTVEAPGEHAPVRVENTGWVFPDRRFPVTRTRPLRIDGDLEDWGALRFDLTGWPRREGGVAEADLRFDVRTGPDRLYLAFAVNDPTPTQDPNRIAREQDGLVVELDARPAEERNRNLSFRQALGQGDFRKIFMAWLNPIEPAPDPIFDAFMAPLPEGYERVVVPTDAGYRAEIAIPHAALDAQAGEPWQAFRLNVVVQDFDGDDPHPKLHGWRPSRYGLVGLAVEGAGTFERP; from the coding sequence ATGGGGCGTGGGTTTCGAATCGGCGCGCGGCGCGCCGCGATCGTGGCGAGTCTGTGGGTCGTGCTCGGTTGCGCGACACCCGACGGCGCGCCGCCCGCGATCGAGGTCGAACCCCTCGAGGCGGCCACCCCCTGGACGCACCTCGAGGTCGCCGACGGGCCCGACGACTTCAAGTTCGTGGTCGTGAGCGATCGCACCGGCGAGGAGCGCCCCGGTGTCTTCGACGCGGCGGTCGACAAGATCAACCTGCTGCAGCCCGCCTTCGTCGTGAGCGTGGGTGACCTGATCGAGGGCTACACCGACGACACCGGCCAGCTCGCCAGCGAGTGGGAGGAGTTCGACGGCTTCGTCGAGCGCCTCGACGCGCCCTTCTTCTACGCCGCGGGGAATCACGACTACTCGAACACGGCGATGGCCGAAGACTGGCAGCGCCGCTTCGGTCCGTCGTACTACGCGTTCTCGTACAAGGACGTGCTCTTCCTCGTGCTCAACAGCGAGATCCTGTCGAGCGTCGCGAAACCCGGGACGCCGATCGCCGGGCCGGACACGGCCGACGCCCAGCTCGCCTACGTCGAGCGCGTGTTGGCCGAACACCCGGATCCACGCTGGACGATCGTGATCGTCCACCAACCGCTCTGGGACCCGCCGGGCGCCAAGCAGGAGCCTCTCCCCGCCTGGCAGGCAATCGAGGAACAGCTCGCCGGCCGACCCCACACGGTCTTCGCCGGTCACTACCACCGCTACGTGCGCCAGGTGCGCCACGACCACAGCTACATCACGCTCGCGACGACCGGCGGTGGCAGCGAGATGCGCGGCATCGATCGCGGCGAGTTCGATCACGTCGTACTCGTGACGATGAGCGATGACGGCCCCGTGGTCGCCAACCTCATGCTGGACGGGATCCATGGCGAGAGCGTGCGTACCCTCGCGACCCGCGATCTGGTGCGGCGCCTGGACCACGTGGTGAGCGCGCAGCCGTCGTGGGTGCCGGGTTCTCGGTTCCGCGAAGGGGAGCAGCGTTTCGAGCTCCACAACCCGACCTCGGTTCCGATCGTCGTGCGGGCCGAGCTGCGCGAAGGGCCCGACCTCCGCGTTTCTCCGGCGACCCTCGAGCACGAGCTGGCGCCGGGGGCGACGGACGAGGTCACCTTCACGCTGCGCACCGACGGTTCGCGGGGGCTCGAAACGCTGGCGCCGGCCTTCGCGTCCTGGACGGTCGAAGCGCCCGGCGAGCACGCGCCCGTGCGCGTGGAGAACACGGGGTGGGTGTTTCCCGACCGACGCTTCCCGGTCACCCGGACCCGTCCGCTGCGCATCGATGGAGACCTGGAGGATTGGGGCGCGCTGCGTTTCGATCTCACCGGCTGGCCGCGGCGCGAAGGCGGCGTCGCCGAGGCCGACCTGCGCTTCGACGTTCGCACCGGGCCCGATCGGCTCTATCTCGCGTTCGCGGTGAACGATCCGACGCCCACCCAGGACCCGAACCGCATCGCGCGCGAACAGGACGGACTGGTGGTCGAACTCGACGCGCGTCCGGCGGAAGAACGAAACCGGAATCTCTCCTTCCGACAGGCGCTCGGCCAGGGGGACTTCCGCAAGATCTTCATGGCCTGGCTGAATCCGATCGAACCCGCGCCCGACCCGATCTTCGACGCGTTCATGGCGCCGTTGCCCGAGGGGTACGAGCGCGTCGTGGTTCCCACGGACGCCGGGTATCGCGCCGAGATCGCGATTCCCCACGCCGCCCTCGACGCCCAGGCGGGTGAACCGTGGCAGGCCTTCCGCTTGAACGTCGTCGTGCAAGACTTCGATGGAGACGATCCCCACCCGAAGCTCCACGGGTGGCGGCCGAGTCGCTACGGGCTGGTCGGGCTGGCGGTCGAGGGAGCGGGCACCTTCGAGCGACCCTGA
- a CDS encoding tetratricopeptide repeat protein, whose amino-acid sequence MAAPTQAISRDAAWLFGRTLDLGFGAGFVYLATFPLLLLAPTLFGVDSWPILVVAAISFFISAPHYGATLLRVYEQRADRQRYAFFAVHLTIFLVAAFMFGVYSVTVGSLLLTVYITTSPWHVGGQNYGVALMFLRRRGIDVDPLGKRLLYLSFVFAFVLAFLSTHTSGSNVIYAPGAESGGSHFSVLRLGIPPGFASIAGPAVFLVYLGCVLGALWRFSRQARVADLVPVVSILLSQALWFVVPVLLFFTGDYSGALLPFAAIWISAAHSVQYLWVTTYYAQRADPELGSRTYLLRALLAGAFVTMVPGFLFLPELLGGVSWHAGLGVLLFAVVNLHHFALDGAVWKLRDGQVAKALLRSGPSDAPTERRAPGRGWTAVWVAGALALAVGVYELAERRLSLGAVTYETLAQAGGALDRLRWVGRDSAEDRAALGRAYAQRGNVAAAVAQYERSVFIQPSLAGWIGLGESRAAQEQWPEALAAYAEAQALAGDAPGLWTRIADVHGAWEASSSGSEAAAHRSEAISALEQALGLDPSLAHANRALARAYVRDGRTGDAVALLEAALGAVAPDARGAMRRELRKLTAAREAPGQAS is encoded by the coding sequence ATGGCGGCTCCCACCCAAGCGATCTCCCGTGACGCCGCCTGGCTCTTCGGGCGGACCCTCGACCTCGGTTTCGGGGCGGGCTTCGTCTATCTGGCGACCTTCCCACTGCTGCTGCTGGCGCCCACGCTGTTCGGCGTCGATAGCTGGCCGATCCTCGTGGTGGCGGCGATCTCGTTCTTCATCAGCGCCCCCCACTACGGCGCCACCCTGCTGCGCGTCTACGAACAGCGGGCCGACCGCCAGCGCTACGCCTTCTTCGCCGTGCACCTGACGATCTTCCTCGTCGCGGCGTTCATGTTCGGCGTGTACTCGGTGACGGTCGGATCGCTGCTGCTCACCGTCTACATCACCACGAGCCCGTGGCACGTCGGTGGGCAGAACTACGGCGTCGCGCTGATGTTCCTGCGGCGACGCGGCATCGACGTCGACCCGCTCGGCAAGCGCTTGCTCTACCTGAGCTTCGTCTTCGCGTTTGTGCTGGCCTTCCTCTCCACCCATACGTCCGGCTCGAACGTGATCTACGCCCCGGGAGCCGAGAGCGGCGGGAGTCACTTCTCGGTGCTGCGCCTGGGAATTCCCCCGGGCTTCGCCTCGATCGCGGGGCCGGCGGTGTTCCTCGTGTACCTGGGCTGTGTGCTCGGTGCGCTCTGGCGCTTCTCGCGCCAGGCCCGCGTGGCCGACCTCGTCCCGGTGGTGTCGATCCTGTTGTCCCAGGCGCTGTGGTTCGTGGTTCCGGTGCTGCTCTTCTTCACCGGCGACTACAGCGGGGCGCTGCTGCCCTTCGCCGCGATCTGGATCTCGGCCGCACACAGCGTGCAGTATCTCTGGGTCACCACCTACTACGCACAGCGCGCCGACCCCGAGCTCGGGTCGCGCACCTACCTGCTGCGCGCGCTCCTGGCGGGCGCGTTCGTGACGATGGTGCCCGGTTTCCTGTTCCTGCCCGAGCTGCTCGGCGGGGTGTCCTGGCACGCCGGGCTCGGGGTGCTCTTGTTCGCGGTGGTGAACCTGCACCACTTCGCTCTCGACGGAGCGGTGTGGAAGCTGCGCGACGGCCAGGTGGCGAAAGCGCTGCTGCGTTCGGGCCCGAGTGATGCGCCCACCGAACGCCGCGCGCCCGGGCGCGGGTGGACGGCCGTCTGGGTCGCCGGCGCGCTGGCCCTCGCGGTGGGCGTCTACGAGCTCGCTGAGCGGCGCCTTTCCCTGGGCGCGGTCACCTACGAGACCCTGGCGCAGGCGGGGGGCGCTTTGGATCGGCTGCGCTGGGTAGGACGCGATTCGGCCGAGGACCGCGCCGCGCTCGGCCGTGCCTACGCCCAGCGCGGGAACGTCGCCGCGGCGGTCGCCCAGTACGAACGCAGCGTCTTCATCCAGCCCAGCCTGGCCGGCTGGATCGGGCTCGGCGAGAGCCGGGCGGCGCAAGAGCAGTGGCCGGAGGCGCTCGCCGCCTACGCCGAGGCGCAGGCGCTTGCCGGAGACGCCCCCGGGCTGTGGACGCGCATCGCCGATGTGCACGGGGCCTGGGAGGCGTCCAGCTCGGGAAGCGAAGCCGCCGCGCACCGTTCCGAGGCCATCTCGGCCCTGGAACAGGCCCTTGGCCTCGACCCGAGCCTGGCCCATGCGAACCGCGCGCTGGCCCGGGCCTACGTGCGCGACGGACGCACGGGTGACGCCGTGGCGCTGCTCGAAGCGGCGCTCGGCGCCGTCGCCCCCGACGCCCGCGGCGCCATGCGGCGCGAGCTGCGCAAGCTGACCGCGGCCCGAGAAGCGCCGGGTCAGGCCTCCTAG
- a CDS encoding acyl-CoA dehydrogenase family protein yields MNLDLDPTQELLRDTVREYLEAEVPLERIRELEREGRWDDGLWKGLCDQGWLGLPFDERFGGGDGSLVDVGVLLEAVARRAAVVPLAEALACGITLERHGDPEAARRCIEGMLSGSIVPTPAWLEAEDDLASIRLAVDGGRLRGEKCFVDYGQFATHHLVAALDGSTPALFWVDAGGPDVATEALQTIGRTPSARVRYDGAPAEKVADAKGAEALLRLSRLFAAVQCVGSAGQSLDQTVAYATVREAFGRPIGSFQAVKHHAANMAIRVSASRQLVFEALHAVGAGGGSDAQVAIAKASASRTTPEVVMLAHQIHGGNGIIEENDLYFFTLRGKDRSLAWGSLEECLAEVSGGVDAPVEWNG; encoded by the coding sequence ATGAACCTGGATCTCGATCCCACCCAGGAGCTGCTGCGCGACACCGTGCGCGAGTACCTCGAGGCCGAAGTGCCCCTCGAGCGGATTCGCGAGCTCGAGCGCGAAGGGCGCTGGGACGACGGCCTGTGGAAGGGACTCTGCGACCAGGGCTGGCTCGGCTTGCCCTTCGACGAGCGCTTCGGCGGCGGCGATGGCTCCCTGGTGGACGTCGGCGTGTTGCTCGAGGCCGTGGCGCGTCGAGCGGCGGTCGTTCCGTTGGCCGAGGCGCTTGCCTGCGGCATCACCCTCGAACGTCACGGTGACCCGGAGGCGGCGCGCCGCTGCATCGAGGGGATGCTGTCGGGGTCGATCGTTCCGACGCCGGCCTGGCTCGAAGCCGAGGACGATCTCGCTTCGATCCGCCTGGCCGTCGACGGAGGCCGGCTGCGCGGGGAGAAGTGTTTCGTCGACTACGGCCAGTTCGCGACGCACCACCTGGTCGCGGCCCTCGACGGTTCGACGCCCGCGCTCTTCTGGGTCGATGCGGGTGGACCCGACGTGGCGACCGAGGCGCTCCAGACGATCGGGCGCACGCCCAGCGCGCGCGTGCGCTACGACGGAGCGCCTGCCGAGAAGGTCGCCGACGCGAAGGGTGCGGAGGCGCTGCTGCGCCTGTCGCGTCTCTTCGCCGCCGTGCAGTGTGTCGGTTCGGCCGGGCAGTCCCTCGATCAGACAGTGGCGTACGCGACGGTCCGCGAGGCCTTCGGACGCCCGATCGGCAGCTTCCAGGCGGTGAAGCACCACGCCGCGAACATGGCGATCCGCGTCTCGGCGAGCCGGCAGCTCGTTTTCGAGGCCCTGCACGCGGTGGGCGCGGGCGGCGGCAGCGACGCCCAGGTGGCGATCGCGAAGGCCTCGGCCTCGCGAACGACGCCCGAGGTGGTGATGCTCGCCCACCAGATCCACGGCGGGAACGGGATCATCGAGGAGAACGATCTCTACTTCTTCACGCTGCGCGGCAAGGATCGGTCGCTCGCCTGGGGGAGTCTCGAGGAGTGCCTGGCCGAGGTGTCGGGCGGCGTGGATGCGCCGGTGGAGTGGAACGGCTGA